The Dehalococcoidia bacterium genome contains the following window.
CACGATCGTGCCCGCCTGCGAGGCGGTCTTCTCGTTGTACTCCTTCACGAAGCCCATGATATTGATGCCGTGCTGGCCGAGCGCTGGGCCCACCGGCGGCGCCGGGCTTGCCTTGCCCGCGGGAATGGCGAGCTTGACGACGGCGCGGACTTTCTTTGCCACGGTCCTTCCTCTTCATGGCCGTGCCGGCGCCTCGATTAAAGACGGCGCCGGCACGGGCGATGCTGTGCAGCAAGCGGCGGTTTGCTGCGCTACCTGGCCTGCTCTACCTGCAAGAAGTCCAGCTCTACCGGTGTCTCGCGGCCGAAGAAGGAGACGAGGACTTTGACCTTCCCCTTCTCGACGTTAATCTCGTCCACCGCGCCGGTGAAGTCGATGAATGGCCCGTCGATGATGCGCACCTGCTGGCCGATCTGGAAGCTCACCTTGACGCGCGGCTCCTCCGCCTTCATCAGGTTGAGGATCTTCTTGACCTCGGCCGGCTCCAGCGGCACCGGCTTGTTCCCCGAGCCGACGAAGCCGGTCACGCCCGGTGTATTGCGCACGACGTACCAAGCCTTGTTCGAGGCCTCATCGCCCTCGCGCAGCTCCAGCATGTCCACCAGCACGTAGCCGGGGAAACGCTTGCGCGAGACCATGCGCCGCTGACCGTCGCGGATCTCGATCTCCTCCTCGGTCGGAATCACGACCTGGAAGATGCGATCCTGCACGTCCATGCTTTCGATGCGGTGTTCGAGGTTCGCCTTGACCTTGTTCT
Protein-coding sequences here:
- the nusG gene encoding transcription termination/antitermination protein NusG, encoding MAVNTRKRAEDEAADDAGSAPPAVDVDLSAQDGRQWYVIHTYSGYENKVKANLEHRIESMDVQDRIFQVVIPTEEEIEIRDGQRRMVSRKRFPGYVLVDMLELREGDEASNKAWYVVRNTPGVTGFVGSGNKPVPLEPAEVKKILNLMKAEEPRVKVSFQIGQQVRIIDGPFIDFTGAVDEINVEKGKVKVLVSFFGRETPVELDFLQVEQAR